The following are encoded together in the Pedobacter sp. D749 genome:
- a CDS encoding DoxX family protein encodes MWRLYVCSTSIFMDKKWAYLLSRLAIGLSFFGHGLVRLPKLAGFSKWMVGQFSKSYLPDALVISFSYVLPFAEFIAGLMIILGLFTRQGLLFAGVISLALIFGTTLIENWEALPSQLIHVAFLSVLLAYLPHNSYAVDQIIKK; translated from the coding sequence GTACATCGATATTTATGGATAAAAAATGGGCATATTTACTTAGCCGCTTAGCAATTGGTTTAAGTTTTTTCGGACATGGTTTGGTGCGTTTACCAAAACTTGCTGGTTTTAGTAAATGGATGGTGGGGCAATTTTCGAAATCGTATTTGCCTGATGCATTGGTTATTTCTTTCAGTTATGTTTTGCCTTTTGCCGAATTTATTGCAGGCTTAATGATTATCTTAGGTTTATTTACCAGGCAAGGGTTATTATTTGCCGGAGTGATTTCGTTAGCGCTAATTTTCGGAACAACGTTAATTGAGAACTGGGAGGCACTGCCTTCTCAACTTATCCATGTGGCATTTTTATCGGTACTACTCGCTTACCTGCCGCATAACAGTTATGCGGTTGATCAAATCATTAAAAAATAA